A window of Castanea sativa cultivar Marrone di Chiusa Pesio chromosome 8, ASM4071231v1 genomic DNA:
ACAATCACAACTGATTCGCCATCACAcaaccacaaaacaaaaaaaacacaaccacaATCACAACCGATTCATCATAACCCACAGCACAATCACAACCGATTCATCATAACCCACAGCCACCAAAAAAAACACAGCCACAATTATAACCGATTCGCCACTACCGATTCGCCATAACCCACAACTCATGAAACTCAACCCACCCACCGCCATAACCCACAACCCGAACTCACCCACCACCAATCTGTCCATCCGAACCCACCCACCGCCATAGTCAAGTGGTGGGCTTTGGCGATCGGCTTGCTATGGAAGACGAAGAGAGAAGACAGAGATGAAAAgacggagagagagaaaacggAATGAAATAAGAGTATATATTTTTGCCATGGCTCGTCCATACCATGGCAAATTGCCATGGTACTGTTCAATGTTGTAAAAATTTGCAACATTTAGCACAtctgataaaataaattttttgtgtttggtgtgccaaatatttgacatttagCACATCTACTACGGATGCTCTAACCTATTTGTTTTGCTAAATGCATTACATCTACTGAAACAACACCTCACtctccaataaataaataaataaatatatatatatgtatttatatatatagtacaacATATTTATAATATGAACCATAAATAATGTACTACAATAACTTATTGATGTGGTTCTCGCATTCATCTCGTGAGGTGCGTTTTCCAATTAAACTTTGGCCAAAATTCATGccatttgtttcttttatgcAATTAaagtgaaactctctctctctctctctctctctgccatTAGAATAATTGCATTTGTAACCAGTCGATATAAATGAAGCTCAACGACCtaacctctctctttttccactacaattttttaagaagagacATGTTCTAATTTGTATTCTTTTCCTCGTCTTGTTTTTTCTAGCTATTAGAATACTCTTGCTCTcaaccacttcatttaaatgaagccaacaatctctctctctctctctctcttagtttGTTTGTATCCCTTTAcactatttaaaatttcaaagccATTTGATGAAGGTAGTAGTTTCATgggatagaaaaaaaaaaaaaaaaacaacaacaacaacatgctCAATTTATAAAGGTGTATAAACTCAaacttttccatttttttctcattgttTAAGCAAATAGAGAGATATaatattgatttaattatatGTACAAGATAACatagtattatatataaagataCTAAAAAAAAgcagaagataaaaaaaagaagaaatttccTATCCTCCTCTAAAGTAGCTTGAAGAAATCTAACGGCAGCTCTTCAGTGAAAGCAAGAGTTAAATAAGGGCTTCGTTTCATTGGGTCATCTTTTGTGGCTAATGGATTCTCATTCAATAGCTTGAGAAATGATTATGCGAAGGTTGAACAATTTGTAAATCCGTGGTGGTTTGGCATGAGTTATCTTCAGTCATCATGGTCCTGATAGAGAAAACTTCAACATTGGTTACCTAAATACATGAAtagtctaaaataaaaataaaaatattaataattgacaaaaatatatacattttagACAAGCTCATGTAAAAGTTAGCATTACATTGTAGCCATAAATTAACTTTTCacgttattattattgttaataatttaattttaaattgaatgGAAGCTAGAATACGTATAGAATTAAATTACTTGAAGTGtcgtatcaaaaaaaaattacttgaagTGCATCTTAAGTAATCTCAAGAAGAATGACTTATATATTTGTGCTTTTTacattagtttttaaaaaaaaattcagggttGAAATGATATCCCAAAAGAAGTCGCTGCCAACTTTTTCTTTAGGTATGAAGTTATTATAAGTTGAATTTACTCACCCAATACAAATTATATTCCACAGTACTTTTGACTAATTAGAAAAGGAATAGATAGAGGAAAAACTAGTAAagtgttattttgaattttatgtaaaaatatcCAATAGAAACTGTTAGTATGAACCATTTCAAAGATCATCAAATAGAGCCTAAGAAATAAGAATACCAAGAATTAAATAGTTATAGTTTTTTGGTGATCTTACTCTCTTGGTCTTGAAGCCCAAAGAGAACTAAGGGCTCTTAGTCTGCTATAGTACTCCCCAATTACAAGAAAACACCTTGCAGCCTGTCGAACCGTCAATATTCGACGCAGTTGATGAATGGTTTGTTGTCTCAAATTATCAGCCTGAATTTAAAAGCAtgtacaaatgataaatatgttaaattaccgattgtcccagAAGCTTAAACTATAAGGAAATTGCAAATTCAATTACTTAAtcattattttaacaaaatccatgaataaaattaatcataCAAAATATAGACGAACAACAACACAAAtatgtatattatttatttatgaaaccACAACCACCATATAGAGTTGAAATGTGTCCCTAGTGCAAGGGGGCACATGGACAAGAACTGAACATTTCAAAGAGGTTGAAACTCATTATTTTGTCTTATATATGAATTTGGACTGTTCCAATCatagaattttataaaaaaaatcctaaagtttttccaattgattaattagtaaatattccccaatttttttttaaagttttgttgaTAGGTGTAGCTAGGGCTTTTATTTCAACAGGCATCACTTTCAAACCAACTTTTGATAGGTACCTTATAAGATGAAATACCACATCAAAAACCCTAGCATTCAACATCTTTGATGGACTTCTTAGCAGCAAAGCAATATATATTCCCTAGTAGAAATAGACAATCCACCGTACAAATGGCAGACATGCAGTGGAGATTATTTATACATAATTCACATAAAATATACGTCACATCTCAAAGTTGACCAAAAATACAATAGAAATATAGCCTATTCATGATGATAGAAATATAGCCTATTCATGATGATCAAAAGTTGGACTGTATTGGACCGTTGGATCAGCATCTAATACATTAGAAATGTTCTTAGCATACATGTTGACTAGATTAACATTGCCCCTCGATCAATTTCCTCTACAGTTTCTTAAAAAGCTTAAAGGTCAAATACTCAATAAAAGATGTTAAAACCAAGCTGAGGTCATAAAGTTCCCTGGATTCTTGCCCTTCAGGTCTTCAGGTATAACTTGGTGTGTTTGAATTGCGGCGCAAAACAAGGTTTAGAGTGGTATACAATGAAATGGAATGGACTATAAGAAGGAAACATTTTAACCAATTTGTTAACCTACCAAAGCTTAATCTTGACCCGATTGTTGTGTATTCAACAAAAATCATCTTTGAATTGctttttatgtttcaatttatACTCCACCAACCAAATAACacttatttcataaaaaatgtgTGGAAAACTGTGATTAGTGGAGTATAATATGAGTATACGACACAATATCGTGGGATTTCGAGTATTTTTTGTCGGCATGAGTGACAAACATAATTAGGATAAAGGTTTAAATAAAATCCTATAACCCTTTTTCAAGTGGGCTCCATATGAATAGTCTCCTAGCTTATGTTAGGTGAGATCTAAATATCTAATACATGATAGTCTTTCTTGACAAGTGGTTTAGTCCATATACATGTATCTAGGATTTGAATACTTTCCTAGTTATTTTCTTGATGAAACCATGTTTGGGAGACCTACTAGGCGAGTATGAAACTGGGGCTAAGAACTAATAAGAAGGTTGAAAAACTATAGTTGCGAGAACTTACCTAAAATAGACTTTATACTATAGATGCAGCCTAGCTAGGGCCTGATTTCAAACTTGACACCAGGTTTTGTTACGCAtcaaatatcattttcattagAGTTCATTAATCTACAATAGGGAGCAAGAATTCAACCTCCTTGACAAACATGACTATCTAATTGGAAGGTTCTTCACTCTTGCTCatgaaagttttgattttgtgtCTTTCCAAGATTGCAAGGGGTTACATGTGAAACCTGTATGCACTTTTATCCACTTTGATACAGTAAGTCAACTCTATAATACAAAGAAGTCAATGACTTCCTTGGAAGAGAAAGGATTAATGAAAACGAATTCCACCAAGTTATAACATTGTAATTAACAACATATATGAGCTAGTGTGTTCAATGAGAATTTTGTGACATACGATATGCACGTGTACTACTTGATATGCATGACGCATGCAGATGTACTTAATAGGATAATTTGTCtctttatttatctattttaacaataaggtcatgtttctttttaataaaactatGTTAGAAAGTTCTTATTTATGTAAGGTAAAAATTAAGGTTCAAAATGTTGCAAACTATAACGggtttaatttgataatttttaccTGTCGTACGAAGCCTTCAAGATTGGAAAGCTTGCCTAGGGCAATAGCCATCTGGTGCATGCTGCCATCGATGGCCGGACCGGCAGCAATTGTGTCCACAAGAGACTGTTTGAGCTGCTCCTCGCCCTGGATGAGAGCCTCCTCAGCCTGGTTTGAAGACTGTTGGAGGCTGTAAATCCCCATCACTTGCTGTTCTGTCAATGGGTCTAATTGACCTATTAACATCTGATAATTAACACccccaaaataaacaaacaaagttagaacttagaagctAAGAGAGCTAGCAAGTTGgtcattaacttttttttttttcttaaaaaaaataataatataggaTTTGCGTGTGTACAACTCTTTTTGGAAAAAAGGGTTTACCTAGAATTAACGTGattaaagaaatgaaaacaataTCACATTATACATAATCTGAGGGGTAGATTGTGATCAGTGTATACATAGTTTTTAAGTGAAACCACTACTGATATTATTATTGGTCCGGTTAATATGTCTTAAGAACACACATTAAACTATccatttttgaaaacatttaatgggaaattgaaaaagttgtaaaactttttcaattcccgataaaactttttctaaaaataatatattattatgtgcCCTTAGAGGacacgttagtaaaatcctattatattattatttactaaTTATAACCTACTATCTCAACCACCTCAATATGAGATGttatatatttagaattttttttaaaataaaaataaaaaagtaaaagtgaAAATGTTAATGCGAAGAAAACTTTATAGCATCCAAGAAAAGAACCCCTTTATTAActccaaaaaagaaatggaccctTTTGTTGGGGCATTTTGGGTTTGTCTGAATCACTTTGGAAATGACAATGGGTCCTTCAATATAGGGAATATTTACTGAACTGAATTTCTCtcctcttttattattattattattattattattattattttttatttggttatcTACGAaactattatttatattatttggtTATTTATACACTACTAAAATTTCCTTATTGTGACAGTGTCTAAAATTCCTACATTACCACCAAAATGGCACAACTAAAATtatggtccaaaaaaaaaatgtcaacaaTATCATATGCAATTTTGGAAATCCAAACCTTGATGAGTTCAGAGGGTCGAAAACCACCCATCCAGAAGAAGCAACGCTCGGCGGCGCTAGTCCAAGCTCCGGTAATAAGGTGGAAAACATCAGATTTAGCAGCCACTGCCTTAAGCCGGAAAAGTTCATCATAATGAGAAATATTTCCATCAACAATTTGTCTAAGATCACTGTCCGATAAATGTGCCTGTAACCCTGCTCGAAGCTCTGACATGTGCCTATGATCATCTTCTAGCCACCTTGCATATTCCATGTCAAACATTGCAGCTCCTAtacaagataataaataatattgatcatcataaaaaaaaataataataatgataatgatgaccATCTTTTTAACTTATTATTATGAAATGGAATGCTATATCATACGTTGGAACAAGTTgggcaatattttaacaataatGTGCACTAAGAAAGAGCTTTGTTATGCTTCTAAAagtggaagaaaaagaagttgtCACCATGGGAATGGATCAATCATTCACTCaaagtaaaataaaagatagaacGGCTTTTTATGCTTGGAAAAGGCCAAACAATCTCATGAGATTCAATGATGGTTATTTGAAAAATCTGACCCTTTTACTGTTTCCTGAACCCTCcaacaaaaattgtttaaaataaatttaaaaaattagggAATGAGTTTATATAGAAAAGTTTACCAAAATCAGaaaagtctttttttcttttttaaaacaaaagtgGTAAGTACAAAAGTCTGCCACATAAATTATATCCACGCATGTTTGCGAAATTTGACTGGAATATTAGGGAATTGGGAAATTTTCACATTCAAATGTAggaatttttccaaaaaacaaatcctaaaaaatatcaaatactaAATAGTGCTTCTTGtgtctatatattttttatccatATCTAAAAAAAGAGTAGATGACTAAAAAACCATATTTTTGGTCGGTCTGAAATTAATTGCTTTGGTCATTGATTACACGAAGAACATTTTTCACTTGAGCTCAACGTTGATATCATCGAATTTTACTTTATGTTGGAATTTATTTACACACAATCACTCTTTTGACTAATGACCAGCTGCTACGTGTGGTCCtcttacagaaaaaaaaaaaaaaaatgtgcaagaccaaagggcatttgcccaATCTCTTGGTCTTTCTAAAAGTACCATCATAAACTATGGGTACTTTGGTAAATAAAGCATATCTATGTTTCTTCAATAAAACTCagacaaaaagaaagagagagagagcgagataTGAACTAACCAGAGCTGATGTTTCCAACACCACCACCAGAACCACCCAAGTACAGTCCCTATTgtacaaaggaaaaaatattttaattaattaatcaattaattaatcaattaattaattaattaattaacatatCAAATTGtcaataacttaaaagattgtAATTTTAGGCACAgtaatctcttttcttttcttttttaaatatataaaattttgtacatATTTAATTCTCTAACCTGAGAGCGCAATCTTTGAAGGTCTTGTTCAAGCTGAGCAAGCTTTATTCTACTTGTCTCTAGCTGTTGGACATAAGCCTggtaaagagagagaaagacagaCATGAGTGTATAttgagattttgtttttgttttttttcactTCATGATTCTAAGCTTAAAGTTTAAGAAAACCATAGTTTCAATTTCCAGTAAAGTAAATGTTACACATACCTTTTTCCTTAAACGGCTTTTCCTTGCTGCTTCTCTGTTTTGAGCTAAACGTCTCAATGTCTGAAGCAGTGATCAGAATTTCAGCTCAACATTTCTAACACCAAAAGGTAAagaatttggaaagaaaaaaaattcttctggAAAAATAAATCGTGTTTTCAGTACCTTAGCATCAAGTGGCTTCTCTGATGTTGAACTAATTCCCTTTCTCTGCAATAATATTCAAGaaaaaaggataaagtttaTTACTTTTAAGAGCTAAAAAGAGAATGGGTTTAgcttgttttctttgtttaagTTTATTTAGCTACTGATCTTGGGAGAACGAAAAATAAACAAGAGATGAAGAAAATGATTTTGCTATTATTTTACTCTTAATTCTACTTTTTAAGCATTGATTGATAGCATAGCCGTATCTTTGGGGAGATTCTGTGATTCTTAAACAACAAAATACAATGATTAAAGAGCTCACAGAATCTCTTGGAAGCATTTCTGATGTCTGATGGTGAGTTGAGCACTGCTCTTGAGGCAGGTAATCATCAACATAATAAGGGTAGCAAAAGACATCATTATCTTCCATTTCGCTTTgtgtttggctttttttttttggtatgtgtgtgtgttttggcttctaattccaaaactgatcttaaggataaaaaaaaaaaaaagtttttgttggGGGCGAGTTATAAGAATCGAGTAAAGGACTAAAGTGGGTCAGCAATATAATGAGAAACAGTGGTAACTACTGTGAAGATTCTCTCTTTGCTTTTTTATGTGAACAGTacacctctctctttctctctctattctctcACTTCATGTCAGACATTCATCAGAAAATCGTTCAGAAATCAGGGAAACTCTGAACTTTATTGATTTTCTGAGAGTTGTTGGGATCTGTGCTGTTGTATATGAAGATATACtcgagggagagagagagaaagagagagcaaaacagtaataataacaataaagatACCAACTTTTTGCCGAGTTTTGGGGATATGGTAAGAGAGAGAACCGGGAGATTAACAGTTAAACACTGTAGTTTAAGAACCTTGTCCATAGGTGCTTTGCCAGCAGCAGATTGATTTTGTGATGTTCCTGTTCTTGAAGTATCACTTGCCATCTCTTGGTGTAATTGTTGCTGTTGAAACTGTTGCAGATGCTTCTGATCAAAAGCCTGATGATCTGAGGAAGATGCCTTTTTACTGATGGGAGATTCTGGTTCCAACTGGGCCTCAGCTAAGTCAGCTTTGCTTGAAAGCGTATTTACTGCTGATCCTGAGTCTGTGCTCTCTCCTCCTGATTTTGAACTTCCCTGAAATAAGAAACCCAACAAAACTTCTTCACATGAGTGTATCCAGAGAATCAGCCCAAAATCATTCTAGTCCCCACAATAGACTCATTTTGCAAATGGGTATCCCAAACAATATTTAATTCTCCtggaaaaacttaaaaaagtttataaacttttcaaatgAGGATTTGAAAAACTTGTACCATGAAAGTGAAAACATTGGTTGGGATATTGTTCATTTGTTCTATTGTGCTTGAacttttaaacatttttttttctagaagcCATATGAGAAAAGAGAGATGGTCAAAGATGAATAAAGTTAGAAGCTAGTACTCCTGGGGTTGTTTGAAATCTCATTGGCCATGAAGGGAACATTTCCAGAGTAGCTGCAGGCCTGCCTGTGAATAAAGCTGCAAGAATCACAAAGGCCAAATCTTCAGAGGATCACCAAAATAAAGACtccaagatttttcaaaatttttaaaaggtgGAGGAACCTAATCCTCCTTTTCTGCAGTTATGGGGTCAGTAAATCATGCTGGTAAGGTCAGGTTTCTAAGTATGTAGCCTCACGCCACTCGAGTCCCTCGCATCAGAATCATTACAGTATTGGAAATGGTAACCCTCCCTACTGTGCCTTTCTGTAGACATATTCAAacctacctctctctctctctctctctctctctctctctctttgcttttAGGAGTTGGTTATTTCTAGCACACGTCACAAAAGGAGAAAAGATAGATAGAGAGAGTAGCATACGTGCTTTAGCTTCATCATTTCTTATCTTAACTCCTTGCAGCACAATTGCTTCTTCTAGCTCTCCAAAATCAAAAGCAGATCCTTCTTGGTTgctaggaaagaaaaaagaattaataaccATGTCAGACTTGACCAAAGAAGCAAACCAACCCAATCCAATTTGGAAATACAAGCAAACCCATTTAGGAAATCATCTTAAATTTTGTATGTcttagaagaaaattttgatggaacaatgaaaaaaaaaaaaaaaagattgtttcACATACAGAAAACTTGTGGAAGGAGCATTAATTCCATGAAAAACTGCGTAAGGAACATGGTGGTTTGTAGGTCCTGAGTCTGATAAACCAGTCTCCGTTACTCTATGGCTCGCCATGTAAGACGACCTCATACCATTCTAGCAGAAACTGGAAGAGAACATGCTGCAGAAGCTAAGATGATAGCAACAAAAACAGAGGAATTGGataactatttttaagaattcACTTATGTTTacctcaaaaattttgaagtcCTAAGTAGAATCCTTACTTGCAGAAAAGGCcagctgagagagagagagagaaagagagagagcagaaGCAGCAGCAAAGGATCAAAGATATCTTGTCAAAGTATATTTATGTAACCTGAAGAGGGTCCAGTCTTTTTCtcagatataaatatatatatctctctctctctctttgcaccCTTTGATCTTTCATGGGGGTGTCTCTATctgttccttttctttttctctatgaAGAAGCCtgattgattattgattagtctGTCTTAGTTTGCTTTTATCACCTCATGTAGTTGTAAATatttatcaagattttttgtAACTCATCTAATAGTACAGAAAATCCTGTCCTTGCAGACCTGTCTGAGGCCCTCTGGTGTGTGTAGgctttggaaaaagaaaaaatactaatcaaatggaaataaataagaaaatgaaattaaatgtAAGGGTGGGGTCTTCGCCAGGAACCCACTAGAATCACTGACTCCtactccactctctctctcttctaacCGCCTGTGCTTCCTGATTGGTTCTTTTTTGGAACTCTTCAAGGCTATACAAGTATttaagaaggagaaaaaaataaattaaattttataaaacaaattacattaaattcaacatttAATAGTAGATAAGACAAGGTTCTCTCTATCACAAAAGAAGGTAAAAAGAAAAGTTCTAAaggtgttttctttttaatgtttttacaCCCAAAGGAAAGATTGAGTTTGCTTTTGACAACTAAGGgagagagttttattttattgttatatgAAGGTTCTACTCATACCATTTCAACCATAACATTAGTATAATAATCCAAGACCAAAACCCACTTGTACATTTTGATCTCTGCTCTTGACATGTTATTGTTTGGTATTATCTCCTTCGTTGATGGGTCAACATCCATTCCCTGTCATCACCTAAAAATATGCCACATTGAGATTCCTTTCTAttaatagaaattaattttcCCCTCTTAACCTGAGGTGCAGCTTTATGGTGCAGACTGGTTTCATTCTAGTTTCTTTGTTAAGCTCCTAATTACTGCATTGGTTGCACATGGTTAGATTGTTTTTCATGTGTCCTAATACTTGTTTTCTTGATCAGAAACCCGATGACTAATATGTTAAATTGCATACTTATTTGTAAAAAAGTCTTATCaatttgtattaaaaacaaaaggtaCAGAAAGAGATGGAaagattatttatttcatttcgAGACTAATTAAGTATTTTAGTTATTCATGACCTGCATTATTgagtaatatatagataaagagagagagagagagactttaaGTGAATGGACTTACGATCTTTCTCATTAAGAGGTGGCTgcaaatattttatgttgtgCTCATCTACTACCTTTGCAAATAATGGAAATATGCCTTCTACCAATTATTCCTTTATGCTGCCAATGATTGGCCTAAAAAAacgggtttttaaaaaaaatatatatatatatagaaacgtTCATGGATtaggtaaaaatatttttttaagtctgCAACTTTTGTTCCCAATAAACCTTACAACATGTTCTTCTTATGGTACATTTTGAGAGACTCTTAGATTACAGTATCCATGGATCTTGCATTTCATCAAAAACTGCACTTCTTTATGTGTTCCTTTCCTGCTTTCTAGAAAGGTGATTGGTCTTGATCAAATCCTAGTATTAATTATGCCTTCTTGGATTTTGAGTAACTGGGTTAAGTCATTGCTTGTTATCTAAGCAAGGATCTAAAGCatataatattaattgtttttgcCAATAATAAATTTGCTTTAAATCCAAACCAACttgcatttttattctaaatttgtTTCTAACACCACTTTTGCTTGTCTCAGTTTTTAAGCGTATCGGAATGTTTGCTCTTAAAAGGTAAATATGGGCAATTGCAAAATTTATCTGGAATGAAAGAGAAGCTGGTTTAAGATGGATCATGGTGTAGTTGACCTATCACCAATAAGAAAAGATCATGCCAGCCAATGATTAGCAATGGACCCCAGATGAGAGTGAGAAATGAGGATTAGTCAATACTGAAATGATATCCAGTATAGGTTTTTGTTTGAAAAACGTGACAACTTCCCCAACTTTTAACTCTACATCCAAATCAATCGCAAAATTTTCAACGAGTAATGAAAACCAGAGTCTATTCCATGCAATTTAGTCACTCCTGAAATATTCACATGTTGGATTAGGTTTAATTAAATAGTCAAGTGCCTAATTCAGGACACCCTAGACACAACCAAATCAGACACTCGGTATAGTATAGGTTGATAATATGTGGGATTCCCATGTTATCTTTATATAATTATAGAGGGAATAATACCTTAGATTATAGCCAAAATCTTTCTCTACCTGCTAAATTCAATGTATATGACACCAAATGATTCCCAAAGCTCGAATGGTCTAtgaattaaattagatttatgaTTAGAGTTCAAATAACATATTGATAACCAGACTGGTAGAATGTTTTCCAGAGCCAACCTGCATGACCATTTTAATCGTTCGTACAAAGTGTTCTATTTTAGAAGACATTACAGTTTACCCCCATCCATTCCGATTTAGCCCTATCACAATTTAGTTCACAAAATTTCAATTGTTACCTCTTGATCCCCCCTAAAGTTtggagtaaaataaaagaatagtgttattatataattgtaacttcaaatcacgatttcaattgttttttcaCTTGTGTAAATACATGTTTAACAATTAtttcccaaaataaaaactGCTATGTTTTGTTCAAAGTATTTTGAACGATTTCATTTTGATCCAAACTTTTAGGGACCGAAATATAGCAATTGACAaaaacttgagggactaatAATTGGGGCAAACCAGAAGGAGGTAATTTGTTTGTCTGAGAAATGCATAATCTATTAACTTTACACATCCTAATAGTTTCATTTTAGTCGAAATTTAGGATAGAGGTATGCATGGGTTGAGTTGAGAGGAACTTTCAATCCAACCCACCCTTGTGggataaaaaaattcaacccaacccaatccatTAGAGCATTCTTATTAAGCATACTATATGCTAaaagatgcttttttttttagcatttatgACCCAAAAACGTGCTCCATCAAAAATGGTATATGCCAAAACTTTTGCAATACTGCTATAGTGCGCTCTCATTTTTGAGACCGCACTGTAGCACtatgctataatttttttattaatttctttctctctctctcatccgtGTTTGTCTCCTTCCAAGCCTcgtctctctcctctcacttcTCCTCTATCACTCTCTCACGAGCTCTCCCACGAGCTCTCCGTCCCTCTCTTCTTTTGGTGTCTCTCTCTCAAGCAAGCCCTCCATAGCTCGCCAAAACATGCCGACGCCGTTATTTTCCAAACCCACATGCTTGCtcctcgtcatcatcatcgtcgttATCTCCATCCCCACTATTCGATCCGATTACCCTCTGATCTCTGCGCTATCTCCATACCCACATGCCGCCGCCGATCTCGTGATCTCCGTCCACTCCTTTCCTTTTCACTGTCTCTCTCATGCTCTCCATCcactctttctttcattttctctctgcctctctgttTCCCTTTGTCTCTGCATCCTGAGTTCGTGGGTCTTGGGTGTGGCCGGGATGTGATGCTGGGTGTGGTTCGGCTGCGGTGGTTTTTTGTGGATCGTGGGTCTCTACGGTGGTTCATGGTGGGTCTTTGCAGTGATTCAGTGAGTGGGTTTTGCAATTTGATATCGGTGAGTTTTAATTTCAGtagttttgattaattttggtgGGTTCTTGATTGCGGTGGCTGGGTTTGTGGGTTGATCGGGGTGGTTT
This region includes:
- the LOC142606813 gene encoding transcription factor TGA9, which encodes MRSSYMASHRVTETGLSDSGPTNHHVPYAVFHGINAPSTSFLNQEGSAFDFGELEEAIVLQGVKIRNDEAKAPLFTGRPAATLEMFPSWPMRFQTTPGGSSKSGGESTDSGSAVNTLSSKADLAEAQLEPESPISKKASSSDHQAFDQKHLQQFQQQQLHQEMASDTSRTGTSQNQSAAGKAPMDKRKGISSTSEKPLDAKTLRRLAQNREAARKSRLRKKAYVQQLETSRIKLAQLEQDLQRLRSQGLYLGGSGGGVGNISSGAAMFDMEYARWLEDDHRHMSELRAGLQAHLSDSDLRQIVDGNISHYDELFRLKAVAAKSDVFHLITGAWTSAAERCFFWMGGFRPSELIKMLIGQLDPLTEQQVMGIYSLQQSSNQAEEALIQGEEQLKQSLVDTIAAGPAIDGSMHQMAIALGKLSNLEGFVRQADNLRQQTIHQLRRILTVRQAARCFLVIGEYYSRLRALSSLWASRPRETMMTEDNSCQTTTDLQIVQPSHNHFSSY